Proteins encoded in a region of the Clostridium butyricum genome:
- the abc-f gene encoding ribosomal protection-like ABC-F family protein, which translates to MFKLAVNKLKKYLDSTQVFEDVSFKIYSGEKVGIVGDNGTGKSTLLKLIAGIIQLTRDDKGDIFIPRDAKISYLEQIPDYPGALKAADILNMAFDEVKKIESEIKELEEKMSSLDGMELERALKKYSSLQESYDSKGGYEQKEKLSRICTGLKITEAFLESSFRKLSGGEKTTLMLGKILLENPDILLLDEPTNHLDMESCEWLEGFLRAYKGMIIIVSHDRYFLDNVVTRIIEIEDMMCESYNGNYSSFTKQKEENMMIQFNQYKEQQKKIEAMEKAIKKLRDWASRGDNEKFFKRAASMQKALDKVQRLEKPKFDKTTVRLDFNETERSGNEVIKVKGLSKKYNNKVLFDNADLMVRYKDRVGIIGSNGCGKTTFLRILLGEEVQDSGTLIIGDSVKYAYLPQNIVFDNEEMTILDEFRNNVSMLEGKAREYLAKFMFFGSDVFKKIKNLSGGERIRVKLSELLYYDINLLILDEPTNHLDINSIDTLEEALGDFKGTILFISHDRYFLNKMSNRIIEVKDKKFKNYEGNYDYYKNEKVKLESVKEKIQVVPEKEVSNEWIEKKEEQKKKRLSESRVKKLEEKIFSLEEKLQEIERKMIEAGADYEKAGKLCIHKEEIERELEQIMKEWEGIC; encoded by the coding sequence ATGTTTAAATTAGCAGTGAATAAATTAAAAAAATACCTGGATTCGACTCAGGTTTTTGAAGATGTAAGTTTTAAAATATACTCAGGAGAAAAAGTTGGGATAGTAGGAGATAATGGTACAGGAAAAAGCACGTTATTAAAGTTGATTGCAGGAATTATACAATTGACAAGAGATGATAAGGGGGACATCTTTATTCCAAGGGATGCAAAAATAAGTTATCTTGAACAGATTCCTGATTATCCTGGCGCCTTAAAGGCAGCAGATATATTAAATATGGCATTTGATGAAGTAAAGAAAATTGAGAGTGAGATAAAAGAATTAGAAGAAAAGATGAGCTCACTAGATGGAATGGAGTTAGAAAGAGCATTAAAAAAATACAGCAGCCTTCAGGAAAGCTATGATTCAAAGGGCGGATATGAGCAGAAGGAAAAACTAAGTAGGATATGCACTGGTCTGAAGATAACTGAGGCATTCTTAGAAAGCAGCTTCAGAAAATTAAGTGGTGGAGAAAAGACTACTTTAATGCTTGGAAAAATACTGCTGGAAAATCCAGATATATTGCTTCTTGATGAACCGACTAACCATCTTGATATGGAATCATGTGAATGGCTTGAAGGATTTCTAAGAGCTTATAAAGGCATGATTATTATTGTATCTCATGACAGATATTTCTTAGATAATGTGGTTACAAGAATTATAGAAATTGAAGATATGATGTGTGAAAGCTATAATGGGAATTATTCTTCATTCACTAAACAGAAAGAAGAAAATATGATGATTCAATTCAATCAATATAAAGAACAGCAGAAAAAAATTGAAGCTATGGAGAAAGCAATAAAAAAATTAAGGGACTGGGCTTCCAGAGGAGATAATGAAAAATTCTTTAAAAGAGCTGCAAGCATGCAGAAAGCACTAGATAAAGTCCAAAGGTTGGAAAAGCCGAAATTTGATAAAACGACCGTAAGACTAGATTTCAATGAAACTGAAAGATCTGGAAATGAAGTTATTAAGGTAAAAGGGTTAAGCAAAAAATACAATAATAAAGTTTTGTTTGATAATGCAGACTTGATGGTACGTTATAAGGACAGGGTGGGTATTATTGGATCAAATGGATGTGGAAAAACTACTTTTTTAAGGATTCTTCTTGGTGAAGAAGTACAAGACAGCGGAACTCTTATCATTGGGGATAGTGTAAAATATGCATACCTGCCTCAAAATATCGTATTTGATAATGAAGAAATGACAATCTTAGATGAGTTTAGGAATAATGTATCAATGCTTGAAGGTAAGGCAAGAGAATATTTAGCGAAATTTATGTTCTTTGGAAGTGATGTATTCAAGAAGATTAAGAATCTGTCTGGAGGAGAACGAATAAGAGTGAAATTAAGTGAACTGCTTTACTATGATATAAATTTATTAATTCTTGATGAGCCTACAAATCACCTTGACATAAATTCAATAGATACTCTGGAAGAAGCTTTAGGAGATTTTAAGGGAACAATCTTATTTATTTCCCATGATAGATATTTTCTTAATAAAATGAGCAACAGAATAATAGAAGTTAAAGACAAGAAATTTAAGAACTATGAAGGAAACTATGATTATTACAAAAATGAAAAAGTTAAATTAGAATCTGTTAAAGAAAAAATTCAAGTAGTTCCTGAAAAAGAAGTTTCAAATGAATGGATAGAGAAAAAAGAAGAACAGAAGAAGAAACGCTTGAGTGAAAGCAGAGTAAAGAAACTAGAGGAAAAAATATTCAGCTTAGAGGAAAAGCTTCAAGAAATTGAAAGGAAAATGATTGAGGCAGGAGCGGATTATGAAAAAGCTGGTAAGCTTTGTATTCATAAGGAAGAGATAGAAAGAGAATTAGAACAGATTATGAAAGAATGGGAAGGCATTTGTTAA
- a CDS encoding DUF3795 domain-containing protein, whose protein sequence is MFESRCGVCCNSCERREKVNCNGCVNMEKPFWGGECGVKKCCEERELNHCGKCSQFPCNMLSSMGVEEGFDPKPKINQCRKWAEEN, encoded by the coding sequence ATGTTTGAATCTAGATGCGGTGTATGTTGTAATAGTTGCGAAAGAAGAGAAAAGGTAAATTGTAATGGTTGTGTTAATATGGAAAAACCATTCTGGGGCGGAGAATGTGGTGTGAAAAAATGCTGTGAAGAAAGAGAATTAAATCATTGTGGCAAGTGTTCACAATTTCCTTGCAATATGCTCTCTTCCATGGGTGTTGAAGAAGGCTTTGATCCAAAACCTAAGATAAATCAATGCAGAAAATGGGCAGAAGAAAATTAA
- a CDS encoding AAA family ATPase, whose product MIYQYRKELKIINIYLNTDKSYINFNKLVNTPYFVDKSLIINKLNQIIDTTNCYVCITRPRRFGKSSVADMLGAYYSKEVHSKELFDKLNIGRCDGYEENLNKYNVINISFNEIPDHMNTYEDYIGMVKNSIKKDISDNYPEIDIGDFYNISTVLRATNERFIFIFDEWDYIFNNNLFEEHQNDFLEFLRNLLKDQPYVALAYMTGVLPIKKYSSGSALNMFDEFTMLDDLQYGDYFGFLEKEVFELCSKQDKPYFNEISEWYNGYMNEDGERVYNPRSVVKSLVNRKCRSYWTNTGAMDEVAEYLKYNIHDIREDVIEMVAGNEIDIIIDEEFRAGQRAPRTKEEIYSAMIVLGFLSYYDGYLRIPNKELMKEFEKALKDESFGYVSEIVENSKKMLKATVNGDIEIMAEILHDVHNSEIPILQYNDENSLACVVTLAYLSARDTYRIEREEKSGKGFVDFAFHPRRKNDTAFILELKKDDTPENAIKQIKNKEYAQKFIKENEDRKMVIAAICYDSKEKEHHCLVEEI is encoded by the coding sequence ATGATATATCAATACAGGAAGGAGCTGAAAATTATAAATATTTATTTAAATACTGATAAGTCATATATAAACTTTAATAAGCTTGTAAATACACCATATTTTGTAGATAAAAGCTTAATTATAAATAAATTAAATCAAATAATAGACACAACAAATTGTTATGTCTGCATAACAAGACCAAGAAGATTTGGAAAATCAAGTGTAGCGGATATGCTTGGAGCCTATTATTCAAAGGAAGTTCATTCAAAAGAATTATTTGATAAATTAAATATAGGCAGATGTGATGGATATGAAGAAAACTTAAATAAATACAATGTTATAAATATTTCATTTAATGAAATTCCTGATCATATGAATACATATGAAGATTATATTGGTATGGTGAAGAATTCAATAAAAAAGGATATTTCAGATAATTACCCAGAGATAGATATAGGTGATTTCTATAATATTAGTACTGTTCTTAGAGCAACTAATGAAAGATTTATATTTATATTTGATGAATGGGATTATATTTTTAACAATAATCTGTTTGAAGAACATCAAAATGATTTTCTAGAATTTTTGAGAAACTTACTAAAAGATCAGCCTTATGTAGCATTAGCATATATGACAGGAGTTCTTCCAATAAAAAAATATTCAAGTGGATCAGCTCTTAATATGTTTGATGAGTTTACAATGCTTGATGATTTGCAGTATGGAGATTATTTTGGATTTTTAGAAAAAGAGGTTTTTGAACTTTGTAGTAAACAAGATAAACCATACTTTAATGAAATTAGTGAATGGTATAATGGATATATGAATGAAGATGGAGAAAGAGTATATAATCCTAGATCTGTTGTAAAATCTCTTGTAAATAGAAAATGCAGAAGTTACTGGACAAATACAGGAGCAATGGATGAAGTTGCAGAATATCTAAAGTACAACATTCATGACATTAGAGAAGATGTTATAGAAATGGTTGCTGGAAATGAAATTGATATTATAATTGATGAAGAATTCAGAGCGGGGCAAAGAGCACCACGAACTAAGGAAGAAATATATTCGGCAATGATAGTTCTTGGATTTTTATCATATTATGATGGATACTTAAGAATACCTAATAAAGAACTTATGAAAGAGTTTGAAAAGGCTTTAAAGGATGAGTCCTTTGGATATGTTTCAGAGATAGTTGAAAATTCAAAGAAGATGCTTAAAGCTACAGTTAATGGAGATATTGAAATAATGGCAGAAATACTTCATGATGTTCATAATTCAGAAATTCCTATATTGCAGTATAATGACGAGAATAGTCTGGCATGTGTTGTAACACTGGCATATCTTTCAGCAAGGGACACTTATAGAATAGAACGTGAAGAAAAGAGCGGAAAAGGTTTTGTAGACTTCGCATTTCATCCAAGAAGAAAAAATGATACAGCATTTATTTTAGAATTAAAAAAAGATGATACTCCAGAAAATGCAATAAAGCAGATAAAAAATAAAGAATATGCACAGAAGTTTATAAAAGAAAATGAAGATAGAAAGATGGTTATAGCAGCAATATGCTATGATTCTAAAGAAAAAGAACATCATTGTTTGGTGGAGGAAATATGA
- a CDS encoding ArsR/SmtB family transcription factor: MNSKELAKIFKALSNENRLEIYMEILRCTEKSYEDDNCCECFLTDIISKFNIGAPTISHHLKELTNAGLIFTEKKGKFVIAKINKDLVDEACDMLKLDSNK; the protein is encoded by the coding sequence ATGAATTCAAAAGAACTAGCGAAAATATTTAAAGCACTATCTAATGAAAATAGATTAGAGATATATATGGAGATATTAAGATGTACAGAAAAATCATATGAAGATGATAATTGTTGTGAGTGTTTTCTTACAGATATAATAAGCAAGTTTAATATAGGAGCACCGACTATATCTCATCATTTAAAAGAACTTACAAATGCCGGGTTGATTTTTACTGAGAAAAAGGGCAAGTTTGTAATTGCAAAAATTAATAAAGATTTAGTAGATGAAGCATGTGACATGCTTAAATTAGATAGCAATAAATAA
- a CDS encoding EFR1 family ferrodoxin (N-terminal region resembles flavodoxins. C-terminal ferrodoxin region binds two 4Fe-4S clusters.): MKIFYFTATGNSLYVAKRIKEKINDCELVCIPKISEQGEMVLDDDVIGFVYPIHYAGVPITMYDFLSKLKIKSESYVFAVGVSGGGSSNTSFYQINKLIGRNIDNCLSIKYTSNYLKLGTNPSEKNLKDAIAKYDDKIEEFIEVIGKRQKKSCKFVSILGKYEYRFFKDTLKNKDKKFNSNDNCNGCGICTKICPAENISIIDNKPKWNGKCIDCMACINICPKKAINIGNSTVNKNRYRNPYISLSELIRGE, translated from the coding sequence ATGAAGATTTTTTATTTTACAGCAACAGGCAACAGTTTATATGTAGCAAAAAGAATAAAGGAGAAAATTAATGATTGTGAACTTGTTTGTATACCTAAAATAAGTGAACAAGGGGAAATGGTATTAGATGATGATGTTATAGGTTTTGTTTATCCAATACATTACGCAGGAGTTCCAATAACAATGTATGATTTTTTATCTAAATTAAAAATAAAGAGTGAGTCATATGTTTTTGCAGTAGGTGTTTCAGGAGGAGGATCTTCTAATACAAGTTTTTATCAGATTAATAAACTTATTGGAAGAAATATTGATAACTGTCTTTCGATTAAATATACTTCTAATTATTTGAAATTAGGGACAAACCCGTCAGAGAAAAATTTAAAAGATGCAATAGCAAAATATGATGATAAAATAGAAGAATTTATAGAGGTTATAGGAAAAAGACAGAAGAAATCCTGCAAATTTGTAAGTATTCTAGGAAAATATGAGTATAGATTTTTTAAGGATACTCTAAAAAATAAAGATAAAAAATTTAATTCGAATGATAACTGTAATGGATGTGGAATATGCACAAAGATATGTCCAGCAGAAAACATTTCAATTATAGATAATAAACCAAAATGGAATGGGAAATGTATAGATTGTATGGCATGTATCAACATATGTCCTAAGAAAGCAATAAATATAGGAAATTCAACAGTAAACAAAAACAGATATAGAAATCCATATATAAGCTTATCTGAATTAATAAGAGGTGAGTAG
- a CDS encoding GNAT family N-acetyltransferase → MKFRLENEKDFFEVENLTREAFWDVYRPGCNEHLVLHKLRNAESFIKELDYVALKDDKIIGSIVYSRMFFGTDKKMCEDIICFGPISIHPEYQKSGIGKKLINYTMAKAKELGFKAVLITGDSNYYNKFGFECASKYKILLPGMSEEDEAEFFMVRELEDGYLKNMCGIYDFDSCFYIGNDELESFEKNFPSKIKREPRSTDLM, encoded by the coding sequence ATGAAATTTAGATTAGAAAATGAAAAAGATTTTTTTGAAGTTGAGAATTTAACAAGAGAAGCATTCTGGGATGTTTATAGACCCGGCTGTAATGAACATCTTGTTTTGCATAAATTAAGAAATGCAGAATCTTTTATAAAAGAATTGGACTATGTCGCATTAAAAGATGACAAGATTATAGGAAGTATAGTATACAGTAGAATGTTTTTTGGAACTGATAAAAAGATGTGTGAAGATATTATTTGTTTTGGTCCAATTAGTATACATCCAGAATATCAGAAAAGTGGTATTGGAAAGAAGCTTATTAATTATACTATGGCTAAAGCAAAAGAACTGGGATTTAAAGCAGTTTTAATAACAGGAGATTCAAATTATTATAATAAATTTGGATTTGAATGTGCAAGTAAATACAAAATACTGCTTCCAGGAATGTCAGAAGAGGATGAAGCTGAATTTTTTATGGTAAGAGAACTTGAAGATGGATATTTGAAAAATATGTGTGGTATTTATGATTTTGATTCATGCTTTTACATAGGAAATGATGAACTTGAAAGCTTTGAAAAGAATTTTCCTAGCAAGATTAAGAGAGAACCACGTAGTACAGATTTAATGTAA
- a CDS encoding ACT domain-containing protein, translating into MELKIINQDFSVCKVKDLSQIDYSDKFCFIGKTDEEFSLVCSTDLVPENIIECDNGWKAFRIEGVLDFSLIGILSKISSLLAENKIGIFAISTYNTDYILTKKENFDRAINVLKDNGYEIKSGS; encoded by the coding sequence ATGGAACTAAAAATAATAAATCAAGATTTTTCAGTATGTAAAGTCAAGGATTTATCACAGATTGATTATTCTGATAAATTTTGCTTTATAGGAAAGACAGATGAGGAATTTTCATTAGTATGTAGTACTGATTTAGTACCAGAAAATATAATTGAATGTGACAATGGATGGAAAGCATTCAGAATAGAGGGAGTATTGGACTTTTCCCTTATAGGAATATTATCAAAAATATCTAGTTTACTTGCAGAAAATAAAATTGGAATATTTGCAATATCTACATATAATACTGACTATATTCTTACTAAAAAAGAGAACTTTGATAGGGCAATTAATGTTCTTAAAGACAATGGATATGAAATAAAATCCGGTAGCTAA
- a CDS encoding EFR1 family ferrodoxin (N-terminal region resembles flavodoxins. C-terminal ferrodoxin region binds two 4Fe-4S clusters.), with the protein MIGVYLSGTGNTKHCIEKLAYLMDSKSKTIPLEDDNVIEEIKKNDTVILGYPVQYSNSPFMVRDFIRRNSMIWKDKKVICVATMGAFSGDGAGCSVRLLKKYGAIILGGLHIHMPDSVCDVKLLKKTVEKNKKIVIKADKKIGKTAEAIKRGIYPQEGINILYHIAGLLAQRLWFYGKTKGYSDKIKISNDCVGCGVCSMSCPMKNITIKNKKAVAEDRCTMCYRCISLCPQKAITLLGKEIHEQCRFEKYI; encoded by the coding sequence ATGATTGGGGTATATTTAAGTGGTACAGGCAATACAAAACACTGTATAGAAAAATTAGCGTATTTAATGGATTCTAAATCAAAGACTATTCCATTAGAGGATGATAATGTTATTGAAGAAATTAAAAAAAATGATACAGTCATACTGGGATATCCAGTTCAGTATTCTAATTCACCATTTATGGTTAGGGATTTTATAAGAAGAAATTCTATGATTTGGAAAGATAAAAAGGTTATTTGTGTTGCAACAATGGGGGCTTTTAGTGGTGATGGGGCTGGATGTAGCGTAAGATTGCTAAAAAAGTATGGAGCTATAATACTTGGTGGTTTACATATTCATATGCCAGATTCAGTGTGTGATGTTAAACTGTTAAAAAAGACTGTTGAAAAAAATAAGAAGATTGTAATAAAAGCAGATAAAAAGATAGGAAAGACTGCTGAAGCAATTAAAAGAGGAATATATCCACAAGAAGGAATAAATATTTTATATCATATAGCTGGTCTTTTGGCACAAAGACTTTGGTTTTATGGTAAAACAAAAGGATATTCAGATAAGATAAAGATTAGTAATGATTGTGTTGGCTGTGGTGTTTGTTCAATGAGTTGTCCAATGAAAAATATAACAATAAAGAATAAAAAGGCAGTTGCAGAAGATAGATGTACAATGTGTTATAGATGCATAAGCCTCTGTCCTCAAAAAGCAATTACTCTTTTGGGAAAAGAGATTCATGAACAATGCAGGTTTGAAAAGTATATTTAG
- a CDS encoding SRPBCC family protein, with translation MAISNVKATLQVDIERVWEIVTSLYYYSWRSDLSKIEILEDGKKFIEYTRSGYATTFTITAIEPMKRYEFDMENDNMSGHWIGLFSKIDGKTEISFTENIIPKKWIMKPFVGMYLKKQQDTYISDLRKAVSGNLERY, from the coding sequence ATGGCAATATCGAATGTAAAAGCGACTTTACAAGTGGATATAGAAAGAGTGTGGGAAATAGTCACCTCTCTTTATTATTATTCATGGAGAAGTGACTTAAGTAAAATAGAAATTTTAGAAGATGGAAAAAAATTCATAGAGTATACAAGAAGCGGGTATGCTACAACTTTTACAATCACTGCAATTGAGCCTATGAAACGATATGAATTTGATATGGAGAACGATAATATGTCTGGACATTGGATAGGACTATTCTCAAAGATAGATGGTAAGACGGAGATAAGTTTTACGGAAAATATAATTCCAAAGAAATGGATAATGAAACCTTTTGTAGGTATGTATTTAAAGAAACAGCAGGATACTTATATTTCAGATTTAAGAAAAGCAGTTTCAGGGAATTTAGAGAGATATTAA
- a CDS encoding NUDIX hydrolase yields the protein MKYDCGFTKENNWFRYRAAAIIIENDSILFVRNTRDKYFYSVGGGVHMGETAEDAVKREVFEETGVAYEVDRLAFIHENFFDGDGSLDGMKCHEIALYYIMKPRGSQELNSNSYTQGVREEMHWIPIKDIDKYTAYPSFLKKEIGNLQPGIKHVITYE from the coding sequence ATGAAATACGATTGTGGTTTTACAAAAGAAAATAATTGGTTTAGATATAGGGCAGCTGCAATAATTATTGAAAACGACAGTATCCTTTTTGTAAGAAACACAAGAGATAAGTATTTTTACTCTGTAGGTGGTGGAGTTCACATGGGTGAAACAGCTGAAGATGCAGTTAAACGTGAGGTTTTTGAGGAAACAGGTGTTGCATATGAAGTAGATAGACTTGCATTTATACATGAAAATTTTTTTGATGGGGATGGATCTCTTGATGGAATGAAATGTCATGAAATTGCATTGTATTATATAATGAAGCCAAGAGGGTCACAAGAATTAAATAGCAATAGCTATACTCAAGGTGTTAGGGAAGAAATGCACTGGATTCCTATTAAGGATATTGATAAATACACAGCTTATCCATCTTTTCTTAAAAAAGAAATAGGAAATTTACAGCCTGGAATCAAACATGTAATAACTTATGAATAA
- a CDS encoding AAA family ATPase, with protein sequence MLYDNLYIKEIGLKKEIYKEESYIKNLHVVKNLNRLCLSSNVTFFVGENGSGKSTLLEAIAVNMGFNAEGGTRNFCFSSMETHSDLYKYINVVKSINRPKDGFFLRAESFYNVASEIENLDSQGSMGRPIIDSYGGTSLHNMSHGESFITLMTNRFGGNGIYILDEPEAALSPIKQMAMLTIINELVKKKSQFIIATHSPILMAYPDADIFVIDNDEIVKTPYKKTDNYMITRKFLENPEKMIEYLF encoded by the coding sequence ATGTTGTATGATAATTTGTATATAAAAGAAATTGGACTCAAAAAAGAAATTTATAAAGAAGAAAGCTATATTAAGAATTTACATGTAGTAAAAAATTTAAATAGATTGTGTTTATCAAGTAATGTTACATTCTTCGTTGGTGAAAATGGTAGTGGGAAATCAACCTTGCTAGAGGCTATTGCTGTTAACATGGGATTTAATGCAGAAGGTGGAACGAGAAACTTCTGTTTTTCATCAATGGAAACTCATTCAGATTTATATAAATATATTAACGTAGTAAAAAGTATAAATAGACCTAAGGATGGATTCTTCTTAAGAGCAGAAAGTTTTTATAATGTTGCTTCAGAAATAGAAAATCTTGATTCACAAGGTTCTATGGGGAGGCCAATTATAGATAGTTATGGTGGTACATCTCTACATAATATGTCACATGGAGAAAGTTTTATAACGCTTATGACTAACAGGTTCGGCGGAAATGGAATATACATATTGGATGAACCGGAAGCAGCACTATCTCCAATAAAGCAAATGGCTATGCTTACTATTATTAATGAATTGGTAAAGAAAAAATCACAGTTTATTATTGCAACTCATTCTCCTATATTAATGGCGTATCCAGATGCGGATATATTTGTTATTGATAATGATGAAATTGTGAAAACTCCGTACAAGAAGACTGATAATTACATGATAACAAGAAAGTTTTTAGAAAATCCTGAAAAGATGATAGAGTATTTGTTCTAA
- a CDS encoding helix-turn-helix domain-containing protein, with the protein MIIKNDKQFNMFPSHVGLRKYIQYYNIVFPSNDMFVAHYTLMPNACGTLSLAFDGNTVIAELWGASLTPVLLGVEPNGYRVLLLIQLSPIGLYQITRQSQAEFAGKRLSLADIDSELFQSLFEAFVMSKTATDLANACEKVLYRRMERHVVSDSLLLATKVISDNCGQIQVKEVARQSHYSERQLNRLFLTQIGMNIKSYARLTRFNYVLKHIQTSPCLFATLSQQAGYFDQAHFYKDFKAISGVSPQKYLKTMSDFYYDGTEIYDIISSKED; encoded by the coding sequence TTGATAATTAAGAATGACAAACAATTTAATATGTTTCCCTCCCATGTAGGGCTTAGGAAATATATTCAATATTACAACATCGTATTTCCGTCGAATGATATGTTTGTAGCACATTATACGCTTATGCCTAACGCATGCGGAACGCTGTCACTTGCATTTGATGGAAATACAGTCATTGCTGAACTGTGGGGAGCATCTTTAACCCCTGTTTTGTTAGGTGTAGAGCCAAATGGGTATCGTGTACTTTTGCTTATCCAACTTTCCCCCATCGGGCTGTATCAAATCACACGTCAGAGTCAAGCGGAGTTTGCAGGCAAACGTCTTTCTCTTGCGGATATTGACAGCGAACTTTTTCAGTCATTATTTGAGGCGTTCGTAATGTCTAAAACAGCAACTGATTTAGCAAATGCTTGTGAAAAAGTTTTGTACAGACGCATGGAAAGGCATGTTGTTTCAGACTCTTTACTGTTGGCAACCAAAGTGATTTCTGATAATTGTGGACAAATACAAGTGAAAGAAGTTGCAAGACAATCCCATTATAGCGAACGACAGCTAAACCGATTATTTCTTACACAAATTGGAATGAATATTAAAAGCTATGCACGCTTAACTCGCTTTAATTATGTATTAAAGCACATTCAAACATCGCCTTGCCTTTTTGCGACATTATCGCAACAAGCCGGATATTTTGACCAAGCCCATTTTTATAAAGATTTCAAGGCTATCAGCGGTGTTTCACCTCAAAAATATCTGAAAACAATGTCGGATTTTTACTATGACGGAACAGAGATATACGATATAATATCCTCAAAGGAGGATTGA
- a CDS encoding VOC family protein, which produces MKYQGCLLAVKDISTSKYFYEKVLHQNAVMDIGVHVTYEGFSLQQGYAELVGISVDSLKEQSHSFQVYFEVENLDEVYAELKRISGLQWVHEIKEYPWGQRDIRVYDPDKHIVEIAEDMTTVIKRFFNQGMSPEEISTRTMFPIEVVKHYASSFGL; this is translated from the coding sequence ATGAAATATCAAGGTTGTCTTTTAGCGGTTAAGGATATATCCACTTCTAAGTATTTTTATGAAAAAGTACTTCATCAAAATGCAGTCATGGATATTGGCGTGCATGTGACCTATGAGGGTTTTTCGCTGCAACAAGGATATGCAGAACTCGTTGGAATATCAGTAGATAGCTTGAAAGAGCAGTCACACAGCTTCCAAGTCTATTTTGAAGTAGAAAACTTAGATGAAGTGTATGCCGAACTAAAAAGAATATCCGGCCTGCAATGGGTACATGAAATAAAAGAGTATCCGTGGGGGCAACGTGACATTCGAGTATATGATCCCGACAAACATATTGTAGAGATTGCAGAGGATATGACTACGGTTATCAAACGTTTTTTTAATCAAGGAATGTCGCCAGAAGAAATTTCTACACGCACAATGTTTCCCATCGAAGTCGTAAAACATTACGCGTCGAGCTTTGGGCTATGA
- a CDS encoding DUF5131 family protein, with product MNWEPWTGCYKISDGCTNCYFYGPHAKRYGQNTIQKTDKFDWPIRKTAKGEYNIKGNKILATCFATDFFLPEADEWRKEIWSIIKERADIDFLILTKRIDRFLVSLPSDWGTGYDNVNIGCTVENQTLADYRLPLFLSYPIKRRFIACAPLLEAIDLTPYLNGVDHVTVGGETGREARVCDYDWVLNIREQCVKADVTFWFKNTGSLFKHDNVVEKINPFKQTSLAKELDINISDGKRLF from the coding sequence ATGAATTGGGAGCCTTGGACAGGCTGTTACAAAATTAGTGACGGCTGTACAAATTGCTATTTTTATGGACCACATGCGAAACGTTACGGTCAAAACACCATACAAAAAACAGATAAATTCGATTGGCCGATAAGGAAAACCGCAAAGGGCGAGTACAATATTAAAGGCAACAAAATTCTTGCAACCTGTTTTGCGACTGACTTTTTCTTGCCTGAAGCAGATGAATGGCGTAAAGAGATTTGGTCTATCATCAAAGAAAGAGCAGATATTGATTTTTTGATTTTGACAAAGAGAATTGACCGTTTCCTTGTATCACTTCCATCTGATTGGGGTACAGGTTATGATAATGTGAATATTGGCTGTACGGTGGAAAATCAAACACTTGCCGATTATAGACTTCCGCTTTTTTTATCCTATCCGATAAAGCGGCGTTTTATTGCTTGTGCCCCACTGCTAGAGGCGATAGACTTAACACCATACCTTAATGGTGTAGACCATGTTACTGTTGGCGGTGAAACAGGGCGAGAAGCTCGTGTTTGTGATTATGATTGGGTGCTTAATATCCGTGAACAATGCGTAAAAGCAGATGTAACATTTTGGTTCAAAAATACAGGCTCGCTTTTCAAACATGACAACGTAGTGGAAAAAATAAATCCATTTAAGCAAACTAGCTTGGCAAAAGAGCTTGATATAAATATTTCAGATGGGAAAAGGTTGTTTTAA